GCTGGAACTGGTTTAAGGCCGGTTTTCCGTTTGTCGTGCTGATTGCCCTCGTTCTGGCCGGCCGGCTGCTGCCCTTCACGTTCCCGATTCTCGGCCTGCCGCTGATCTTCATCCTTTCTGGCGTGGCCCTCTACCTAGTGGCTCCCAAGCGTCCAAATCCCTTCACCGTGGCGACGACGACTGTGCACAACCTGCAGGGCCTCGTCGGCATCATGGTGGTCGTGGGCGCGCTGAACCAGATCATGTGCTTGAGCGGCGCCCGCGGGCTCGTCTCCCTCGGCATCGTGATTCTTCCTATGGCTGTGCTGTTCGGCGTCCTGTGGATCATCCTGCCGATCTCGGAAGGCGTGCTTCAGTACGCCGTCGCGCCGCTGATCGGCGTGCCGCTGATCATGCTGTTCAACATGATGGGGTATGACCCGGTCATCTCCTTGGCGGCTTGGTCTGTCATGTGGCCCCTCGGCGACTGCCTGCCGCCGACGGCTGTCGTCGGCCGGGCGGCTCAGATGGAGCTGGAGTACAAGGGCGGGTATTTCAGCGGCGTGGTCCGTCCTGCAATCGTGCCGATGCTCTTCATTTTGGCGCTCTGCACCGTCGTTATGATTTACAGCAGCCGTATCGGCGCGCTGATTGGAGGTTAGAATCATGGATCTTGTCACTATCGAAAGCGGCGTCACGATCGCTTACTATCTGATCAGCGTTTTCTTCCTGTGGGCTGTGGCCCGGTGCTTCTTTCGGACGAAGGATCCGCAGGAAGTGGTTCTCTACGGCATCATCATGATGCCCTTTGTGCTGCGCATTCTGCGCCTGAAGTAGGAGGCGCCTCTGATGAATCTTAAAAATCTGAAGGCCGCAACCCTTATCGTCGCCGGCGCAGCCTGCGCCGTTGCGGGGTACTTGTTTCACGATCACCGGAACTTCAAAGAAGCCATCGTGGTGAGCGAAGGCTGCACGGCGGTCAAGCGGCTGAGCGACTACAGCAGCGTCATCAAGCCGGGCTCGGTCAACGACTGCAACGTGTACATTTTCGACAGCGGCGTGCCGGGCGGCACGATCCTCGTTCAGGGCGGCACCCACCCTGAAGAGCCTGTGGGCGTCATCGCGGCGGAGATTTTCACGGCCAACGCGAAGGTGACGAAAGGACGGCTGATCGTCCTCGATCGGCAGAACAACAGCGGTTCCACCTGTTCTCGGCTCGGTGAGGCGTATCCCCGGTTCTTCCACGTGAAGACCGACTGGGGCCAGATGAAGTGGCGGATGGGAGACCGGTATGCCAGTCCGCTTGACAGCTGGCCGGATCCTGAAGTTTACGTCCATTATCCGTCGGGGCAGAGCTTAGCGTACATGGACATTCGGAACCTGAACCGGGCGTGGCCCGGCCGGGAAAACGGCCTGATCGCCGAGAGAACCTGCTTCGCCACCCTCGAGATGATCAAGAAAGAGGGTGTTAACGTGACGATGGACCTTCACGAGGCAGAGCTGGAGTACCCGGTGGAGAACACCATCGTGTCGCACCAGAAAGGTCTTGACGTGGCGGCGATGACATCCATGGTTCTTACCTCCCAGACCTACGACGTGCCGATCGGCATGGAGTTCTCGCCCAAGGCCCTGCACGGCCTGAGTCACCGGGAAATCGGCGACGCGACAGACGCGGTCAGCTACCTGACCGAAGTGGCCGAGCCGATGCTTGACCGAATCCGCGGCATTACCGACGAGGAGCTTCTGATGTCTGGTAAGGATCGGTTCGTCATGCAGGCAGGCCGGGTTCATCAGGGACCGGAGCACCCGATGGGGCTGCTCTATTCCCCGATCGACGAGAACGGCTGGCCGGCTGACAAGCGGATCGCCCGGCACGTGACGACGACCATGCAGCTCGTTCAGGTGAACAACATGGTTCACCCCGAGCAGACAGTGGAAATCACCAACATCCCGTCCTATCAAGAGTTGATCGAAAAGGGCGCAGGGCACTTCTTCCAGAACCCCGCCGACCCGGCAAACGCTCAGCGGGTTCACTACGATTAAGGACACAAAAAGAGGACGCCGGAGAAGATCTCCGGCGTCCTCTTTTTATTATGTGCAGGAAGAAAACTAGAAGGTCTGAAGCAGCATTTCCAATCCGGCATCGGTGGGGGTGACCTCCACGTCGGTTATGCCGTCGTCGGTCGTCATCGAGACGTGTTCGACCATGGACAGAGCTTGGTTGATGGGCTCCAGTTCATCAGCAGAGACGCCCAAGGCCTGAAGGCTCGTGCCGCAGGCGCTAAGCAGCTGGGCCAACGCGTCGCTGCGGGCCGCGAGAACGAACGTATGAGGGCTGCCGAGCAGCGCAGGGATCAGCGCGTCAGCAGCAGGCGCCGCGGCATCCGGCGTGTTGGCTTTCAGGACGTCAAACACGGAAGCGCC
This is a stretch of genomic DNA from Jonquetella anthropi DSM 22815. It encodes these proteins:
- a CDS encoding succinylglutamate desuccinylase → MNLKNLKAATLIVAGAACAVAGYLFHDHRNFKEAIVVSEGCTAVKRLSDYSSVIKPGSVNDCNVYIFDSGVPGGTILVQGGTHPEEPVGVIAAEIFTANAKVTKGRLIVLDRQNNSGSTCSRLGEAYPRFFHVKTDWGQMKWRMGDRYASPLDSWPDPEVYVHYPSGQSLAYMDIRNLNRAWPGRENGLIAERTCFATLEMIKKEGVNVTMDLHEAELEYPVENTIVSHQKGLDVAAMTSMVLTSQTYDVPIGMEFSPKALHGLSHREIGDATDAVSYLTEVAEPMLDRIRGITDEELLMSGKDRFVMQAGRVHQGPEHPMGLLYSPIDENGWPADKRIARHVTTTMQLVQVNNMVHPEQTVEITNIPSYQELIEKGAGHFFQNPADPANAQRVHYD